The Blattabacterium cuenoti genome includes a region encoding these proteins:
- a CDS encoding formyltransferase family protein, with translation MKKIAILVSGRGTNMQHILKAIKNGILSNFRINLVISDRCCSAIQYALKKNIKAISLEKTKKKFLSKEIDNLLVKDIPYIIVLSGFLSILDAKFCEKWSGKVINIHPSLLPKYGGKGMYGMKVHQAVIKNKEKISGATVHYVTKDVDAGDIILKKSCKIYLKETPMSLSQKVSLIEREILIQSIKSI, from the coding sequence ATGAAAAAAATTGCTATTTTAGTTTCTGGAAGAGGAACCAATATGCAGCATATTTTAAAAGCAATTAAAAACGGGATACTTTCTAATTTTAGAATCAATTTAGTTATTTCTGATAGATGTTGTAGTGCAATTCAGTATGCGTTGAAAAAAAATATAAAAGCCATATCTTTAGAAAAGACTAAAAAAAAATTTCTTTCTAAAGAAATAGACAATTTACTTGTAAAAGATATTCCGTATATTATAGTTCTTTCTGGATTTCTTTCTATACTTGATGCAAAATTTTGTGAAAAATGGAGCGGAAAAGTGATTAATATTCATCCTTCTCTTTTACCAAAATATGGAGGAAAAGGAATGTACGGAATGAAAGTGCATCAAGCAGTTATTAAGAATAAGGAAAAAATATCAGGAGCCACAGTTCATTATGTGACGAAAGACGTGGATGCAGGAGACATAATTTTGAAAAAATCATGCAAAATTTATTTAAAGGAAACTCCAATGTCTTTATCACAAAAAGTTTCTCTCATAGAAAGAGAAATATTAATTCAGTCTATCAAAAGTATTTGA
- the purH gene encoding bifunctional phosphoribosylaminoimidazolecarboxamide formyltransferase/IMP cyclohydrolase encodes MKRALISVYEKNEKLFQFSSFLDQKGYQIISTGGTYQYLIKNGLSNVIEISDVTFYPEILDGRVKTIHPNIYGGILANRSIEKHLESIRFHNIHLIDIVLVNFYPFFEEIRKKSHLNSLIEFIDIGGPSMLRAAAKNFLHVTAITDDNDYELVKNEIEHYGFPSLKLRKKLAGKVFNFTSAYDSAISQYLLMDEKDEKFPIYLHSSYEKKMNLRYGENPHQKAAYYINTINHGSMRNFHQLHGKKLSFNNLRDMDIAWKVVSQFSEPACCTVKHSTPCGVALGKNIIEAFQKTYYADTISSFGGIMAVNVPITKELAKEINHIFLEVVLSPSYETDVLNILKIKKNLRIISINEPISNKLEYVQIDGGILVQEADYFFPHEDNYKIVTKKKFTDQELKSLFFAQKVVKYVKSNAIVVAKGTQTLGISGGQTNRIWAASQAIERALEKSKENLVLVSDAFFPFRDVVDEAARSGGICAILQPGGSMRDEESVKACDDYGIAMAFTGKRHFKH; translated from the coding sequence ATGAAAAGAGCTTTGATTAGTGTTTATGAAAAAAATGAAAAACTATTTCAATTTTCTAGTTTTTTAGATCAAAAAGGATATCAAATAATTTCTACTGGGGGGACATACCAATATTTAATAAAAAATGGATTGTCTAATGTGATAGAAATATCAGATGTTACTTTTTACCCTGAAATTTTAGATGGAAGAGTAAAAACTATTCATCCTAATATCTATGGAGGGATTCTAGCAAATCGTTCGATTGAAAAACATCTCGAATCTATTCGTTTTCACAATATTCATCTGATTGATATTGTATTGGTTAACTTCTATCCATTTTTTGAAGAAATACGTAAAAAATCTCATTTAAATTCTTTGATTGAATTTATTGACATAGGAGGACCATCTATGCTTCGTGCAGCTGCTAAAAATTTTTTACATGTCACTGCCATTACAGATGATAATGATTATGAATTAGTAAAAAATGAAATTGAACATTATGGATTTCCTTCATTAAAATTGAGAAAAAAATTGGCTGGAAAAGTATTTAATTTTACTTCTGCTTATGATTCTGCTATTTCTCAATATCTTTTGATGGATGAAAAGGATGAAAAATTTCCTATTTATTTACATTCTTCTTACGAAAAGAAAATGAATCTCCGTTATGGAGAAAATCCTCATCAAAAAGCAGCTTATTACATTAATACGATTAATCATGGATCCATGCGGAATTTTCATCAATTACATGGTAAAAAATTGTCATTTAATAATTTAAGAGATATGGATATAGCTTGGAAAGTTGTTTCTCAATTTTCAGAACCTGCTTGTTGTACAGTAAAACATTCCACCCCTTGTGGAGTAGCGTTAGGAAAGAACATCATTGAAGCATTTCAAAAAACTTATTATGCTGATACTATTTCCTCCTTTGGAGGAATAATGGCTGTTAATGTTCCAATAACAAAAGAACTGGCAAAAGAGATTAATCATATTTTTCTAGAAGTTGTCCTTTCACCCAGTTATGAAACAGACGTTTTGAATATTTTAAAAATAAAAAAAAATCTTAGAATTATTAGTATCAATGAACCGATTTCGAATAAACTCGAATATGTTCAAATAGATGGAGGAATATTAGTGCAAGAAGCAGATTATTTTTTTCCTCATGAGGATAATTATAAAATAGTTACTAAAAAAAAATTTACTGATCAAGAACTAAAATCTTTATTTTTTGCTCAAAAAGTAGTGAAATATGTGAAATCCAATGCTATTGTTGTAGCTAAGGGAACACAAACTTTAGGAATTTCTGGAGGACAAACCAATAGAATTTGGGCCGCTAGTCAAGCTATAGAGAGAGCTTTAGAAAAAAGTAAAGAAAATTTAGTTCTTGTATCTGATGCTTTTTTCCCTTTTCGTGATGTTGTAGATGAAGCGGCTCGATCAGGTGGAATATGTGCTATTCTCCAACCAGGAGGATCTATGCGAGACGAAGAATCTGTAAAAGCTTGTGATGATTATGGAATAGCTATGGCTTTTACTGGGAAAAGACATTTTAAACATTAA